The following coding sequences are from one Fibrobacter sp. UBA4297 window:
- a CDS encoding diaminopimelate dehydrogenase, with translation MAKIAILGYGNLGRGVECAVKQAPDMELVAVFTRRDPSTVKIQTAGVPVLNVSEMEAWKDKVDLLIICGGSATDLPVLTPKYAAMFNVIDSFDTHAKIPQHFAAVDAAAKAAGNIAMISVGWDPGMFSLNRVYAQSILPEGKDYTFWGKGVSQGHSDAVRRIKGVKNAKQYTCPVEAALEAVRSGSMPELTTRQKHTRLVYVVAEEGADKAYIENAIKTMPNYFDEYDTTVNFISEEEFNKNHSGLAHGGFVIRTGKTGMNLEHTHVIEYSLKLDSNPEFTTSVLVAYARAALRMKANGQTGCKTVLDVPPAYLSTLSDEDLRAHCL, from the coding sequence GATTGCTATTCTCGGTTACGGTAACCTGGGTCGCGGTGTGGAATGCGCCGTGAAGCAGGCTCCGGATATGGAACTGGTCGCCGTTTTCACGCGTCGTGACCCCTCTACGGTCAAGATCCAGACGGCGGGCGTTCCGGTACTGAATGTTTCTGAAATGGAAGCCTGGAAGGATAAGGTGGATCTGCTCATCATCTGTGGCGGCTCCGCTACGGACCTGCCGGTGCTTACCCCGAAGTACGCCGCCATGTTCAACGTGATCGACTCCTTTGACACGCACGCCAAGATTCCGCAGCACTTCGCCGCTGTTGACGCTGCCGCCAAGGCCGCCGGCAACATCGCGATGATTTCTGTGGGTTGGGACCCGGGCATGTTCAGCCTGAACCGTGTTTATGCCCAGTCCATCCTTCCGGAAGGCAAGGACTACACGTTCTGGGGCAAGGGCGTTAGCCAGGGCCACAGCGACGCTGTCCGCCGCATCAAGGGCGTGAAGAACGCGAAGCAGTACACCTGCCCGGTGGAAGCTGCTCTCGAAGCTGTCCGTAGCGGTTCTATGCCGGAACTCACCACGCGCCAGAAGCACACTCGTCTCGTTTACGTGGTGGCCGAAGAAGGTGCCGACAAGGCCTATATCGAAAACGCCATCAAGACGATGCCGAACTACTTCGACGAATACGACACGACAGTCAACTTCATCAGCGAAGAAGAATTCAACAAGAACCACAGCGGACTGGCTCACGGCGGTTTCGTGATTCGTACCGGCAAGACCGGCATGAACTTGGAACACACGCACGTGATTGAATACAGCCTGAAGCTCGATTCCAACCCGGAATTCACGACGAGCGTTCTCGTTGCTTACGCCCGCGCAGCACTCCGTATGAAGGCTAACGGCCAGACTGGTTGTAAGACCGTTCTTGACGTTCCGCCTGCATACCTTAGCACTCTGAGCGACGAAGACCTCCGCGCTCACTGCTTGTAG
- a CDS encoding DsbA family protein, with protein sequence MKRLSLIAMALVVSGLVACNQASAGGSFNQQARLDNLEKDFKQVKEEFEIIKYALDKRGISLEQARAEMEADNKVWDIPDEDSPVFGNTKNPKLTIVEFTEFQCPYCSRIAPAMQELNKKYPNEIKFIYKHFPLSFHSNAKAAAAASIAAQKQGKFWEFRYALAPHSRELGDSIYLAVAKEVGLNIEQFKKDMVLDSAMSARIDKDFQLGVKVGVQGTPNFYINGKRQDRFSPDLVEKMLKETK encoded by the coding sequence ATGAAACGTCTCTCTCTCATTGCTATGGCTCTTGTAGTCTCCGGCCTCGTCGCTTGCAACCAAGCTTCCGCTGGCGGTTCGTTCAACCAGCAGGCTCGCCTGGATAACCTCGAAAAGGATTTCAAGCAGGTCAAGGAAGAATTTGAAATCATCAAGTACGCTCTCGACAAGCGCGGCATCTCCCTCGAACAGGCCCGTGCCGAAATGGAAGCCGACAACAAGGTCTGGGACATCCCGGACGAAGATAGCCCGGTCTTTGGCAACACCAAGAACCCGAAGCTCACGATTGTCGAATTCACCGAATTCCAGTGCCCGTACTGCTCTCGTATCGCACCGGCAATGCAGGAACTCAACAAGAAGTATCCGAACGAAATCAAGTTCATCTATAAGCACTTCCCGCTTAGCTTCCACTCCAATGCCAAGGCTGCTGCCGCTGCTTCTATTGCAGCACAGAAGCAGGGCAAGTTCTGGGAATTCCGTTACGCTCTCGCACCGCATTCCCGTGAACTCGGCGATTCCATTTATCTCGCTGTAGCTAAGGAAGTCGGCCTCAACATCGAACAGTTCAAGAAGGACATGGTGCTCGATTCCGCTATGAGCGCTCGCATCGACAAGGACTTCCAGTTGGGCGTCAAGGTCGGCGTTCAGGGAACTCCGAACTTCTACATCAACGGCAAGCGTCAGGACCGTTTCAGCCCGGATCTCGTCGAAAAGATGTTGAAGGAAACCAAGTAA